The following nucleotide sequence is from Nocardioides daedukensis.
CATCACCCGGCTCAACCTGTCCGCCCTCCCGACGGGTGCCGACCTGGTCGTCGACTGCGCCGGGCTCGGTGCCCGACACCTTGCGGGCGACCGTTCGGTGACGCCGGTGGCCGGCCAGGTCGTCGTCGTGGAGCAGTTCGGCCTCGACCGGTGGTGGCTGGATGCGGCAGGACCGACGTACGTCGTGCCCCGCGCGCACGACGTCGTGGTGGGCGGCACCGATGCCGAGGGGGAGTGGAACCGGAGCCCGTCACCCAAGACTGCCGCGGACATCCTGGAGCGGGCCGCACGCCTGGTGCCGGGCGTGGACCGAGCACGGGTGCTGCGCCACAAGGTGGGCCTGCGCCCGGTGCGTCCGGCCGTCCGCGTCGAACGGATCGGCGACGTGATCCACTGCTATGGCCACGGCGGCGCCGGGGTCACCCTGTCCTGGGGCACCGCCGACGAGGTCGCCGCCCTGGCCGGTTGACCCTCAGCCGGCGAGGCGTCGTTCGCGGCGTCGGTAGAGTGCGATCATGGCGGCCGTGGACAGGGCCGCGCCCACCAGGAGAGCCCAGAGCCCGGCCGAGTCTCCCCAGAGCCAGACGCCGAGGAAGCCACATGCCGAGGCCACGACCATCACCACGATCGCGGCGGCGATGCGGAACGAGAACTCGGCCAGGAACTCACCCATGAAGCTGCGCTGGGGGCGTGCCTGCTGGCCGCCGAGCGGTTCGACGGCGACCACCGCGGACGGGTTGATCGGCCCATGGATGTGCGGGTACGTCGTGTCGCCCACCTCGTCCTCGCTCCACGGGGAGGTCAGCTTCTCGGTGTCGATCGTCAACAGCACCAGGGGAGTGCGGACGTCGGCGTAGTAGCGCTCCCGCACGCCCTCGACCTGGTCCTCGCGGGAGGCGTGGATGAAGCCCTCTTCCTCGAGCGTGCGATCCAGCGTCGACTGGGCATAGGAGCCCGCCAGCCGTGCGGCGTCCCAGCGGGACTTCTCGGCGATGTGGAAGATGAGCATGGTCAGATCCTGTCAGACGTTCAGCCGGGAGTGGACGCGCCGGGAACGGTTCCAGATCCTGTCGCCTAGAAGAGTCGCTCGGTGGGGTCGTCCATCCCGCGCAGCGCGTCGTAGTCGACGGTCACGCACTGGATGCCGCGGTCGGTGGCGAGCACCTTGGCCT
It contains:
- a CDS encoding FAD-dependent oxidoreductase — its product is MSRVIVVGAGVIGLTCAVRLLERGHRVNVVARDLPLETTSAIAGAFWYPYRALPQDRVTAWAGASYAEFVGLAGEPETGVSMVTGTEVFTNRQRDPWWREAVPSLDRETSLPAGYVDGWTFTTPVIEMPVHLRWLSRRVDELGGTITRLNLSALPTGADLVVDCAGLGARHLAGDRSVTPVAGQVVVVEQFGLDRWWLDAAGPTYVVPRAHDVVVGGTDAEGEWNRSPSPKTAADILERAARLVPGVDRARVLRHKVGLRPVRPAVRVERIGDVIHCYGHGGAGVTLSWGTADEVAALAG
- a CDS encoding DUF952 domain-containing protein — its product is MLIFHIAEKSRWDAARLAGSYAQSTLDRTLEEEGFIHASREDQVEGVRERYYADVRTPLVLLTIDTEKLTSPWSEDEVGDTTYPHIHGPINPSAVVAVEPLGGQQARPQRSFMGEFLAEFSFRIAAAIVVMVVASACGFLGVWLWGDSAGLWALLVGAALSTAAMIALYRRRERRLAG